One segment of Spodoptera frugiperda isolate SF20-4 chromosome 5, AGI-APGP_CSIRO_Sfru_2.0, whole genome shotgun sequence DNA contains the following:
- the LOC118271628 gene encoding protein charybde — protein MEILPVTNQFVGFNSEKAWNGPTWREAPVPVPTEAALAQRLERELRAAKGASELATAEVLVPAELLARASRQTLALAEGEPCGSRGAAVIVDVAGRRLAAFKIDPNTLTTHEIHLHLEHDATNWTSLLPQFLKNLTRGGTIIISPQFTIEKKKLFRSQAE, from the exons ATGGAGATCCTGCCGGTCACGAATCAGTTTGTCGGATTCAATAGTGAAAAAG CTTGGAATGGGCCTACATGGCGGGAAGCACCGGTCCCGGTGCCGACGGAGGCGGCGCTGGCTCAAAGGCTGGAGCGAGAACTCCGAGCAGCGAAAGGAGCCAGCGAGCTGGCCACCGCCGAGGTGCTAGTACCTGCCGAGCTACTGGCCAGGGCATCTCGGCAGACGCTGGCGTTGGCCGAGGGCGAGCCCTGTGGGTCCCGAGGGGCGGCGGTCATAGTGGACGTCGCGGGCAGAAGATTAGCAGCTTTCAAAATAGACCCCAACACTTTAACCACGCACGAGATACATCTACATCTGGAACACGATGCCACGAACTGGACGAGCCTGTTGCCGCAATTCTTAAA AAACTTAACGCGAGGCGgcaccatcatcatcagccccCAGTTCACGATAGAAAAGAAGAAACTGTTCAGGAGCCAGGCAGAGTGA
- the LOC118272118 gene encoding uncharacterized protein LOC118272118 isoform X2 has product MEERLEWSASAMVRLLHEYRQRRELWCKAHPLYREPSTKYESWSDLAAQFECPIAEIRKKLNSIFASYRREKIKIRQGGKTHWFLYDYLKFLPNHVEPAPRPAADSGSQQASSNCATESKSGESSDNNEEDDAEAEAAGEEEEEPMEEQEQVIIKEEPSTSETYNDAAVHVQTPPSPASAPSPPSSPAPPAQPRRRGRPRPYTRTKLAQPMKRKLPTDHDSLDDKLVETLKLLKKSELSRKKDECDSFGEYIAMSLRKHDERTQSMIKQAINNILFEQEMRLYSGGQYTVLLTGPEENPLVFEAK; this is encoded by the exons ATGGAGGAGCGCCTGGAGTGGTCGGCCTCCGCCATGGTGCGGCTGCTGCACGAGTACAGGCAGCGCAGGGAGCTGTGGTGCAAGGCGCACCCCCTCTACAGGGAGCCCTCCACTAAGTACGAGTCCTGGTCCGACCTGGCGGCACAATTCGAATGTCCCATTGCAGAAATACGGAAAAAGTTAAACTCGATATTCGCCTCATACCGTAGAGAGAAGATTAAAATACGGCAGGGCGGCAAAACACACTGGTTCCTGTACGACTACCTGAAGTTCTTGCCGAACCACGTGGAACCAGCGCCGCGGCCGGCTGCCGACAGCGGCTCTCAGCAG GCCTCTTCAAATTGTGCAACGGAATCGAAATCCGGCGAGTCATCGGATAATAACGAAGAAGATGATGCAGAGGCAGAAGCAGCaggagaagaagaagaagagcCGATGGAGGAACAGGAACAGGTCATAATCAAAGAGGAGCCGAGCACCTCGGAGACATACAACGACGCCGCGGTACATGTGCAGACACCGCCCTCACCGGCCTCGGCGCCCTCACCGCCCTCATcacccgcgccgcccgcgcagCCACGGAGACGAGGCCGACCCAGACCGTACACGAGGACCAAACTAGCACAGCCCATGAAACGGAAGCTACCGACAGACCACGACTCCCTGGACGACAAGCTCGTAGAGACTCTGAAGCTGTTGAAGAAATCAGAACTGTCGCGGAAGAAAGACGAGTGTGACAGCTTCGGAGAGTACATCGCGATGTCTCTGCGGAAGCACGACGAGCGCACGCAGAGCATGATCAAGCAGGCCATCAACAACATCCTGTTCGAGCAGGAGATGCGGCTGTACAGCGGGGGGCAGTACACCGTGCTGCTCACGGGCCCCGAGGAGAACCCGCTCGTCTTCGAGGCGAAGTGA
- the LOC118272034 gene encoding uncharacterized protein LOC118272034, producing the protein MRCCDSVPIPCTQLRFYRPVSSETALFTISLWHAKKNAARTAHARRTPTSQRVFVRSFSLTMNIELFIALVKERPVLYDVRNPLYKDKREKNKKWREICTAMDITIEVAKNKWKNLKDCLTKHLKGTTTTAGQASTKYVHWQWAKHMAFMKPHLNFASTNTSLEQQSSTDVQDSQLRSDAQGNQSSSSLQGTHARSHRHSQRRRQISSDSENTLSHTDRIIQYLENKKTNCDATELIFKGYARLIKQFSIQRQARIKMNIAKMIAEEEVAHHEETMSRLNQPPPHHSPSPVGNTSRSSLSPDQNA; encoded by the exons ATGCGGTGTTGCGATAGTGTCCCGATACCTTGCACACAGCTGCGATTTTATCGTCCGGTATCGAGCGAGACGGCACTATTTACCATCTCTCTCTGGCATGCCAAAAAGAACGCAGCGCGCACGGCACATGCAAGGCGGACTCCAACAAGTCAGCGCGTATTTGTGCGTTCTTTCTCTTTAACAATGAATATCGAATTATTCATAGCTTTAGTGAAGGAACGACCTGTTTTATATGATGTACGAAATCCACTATATAAAGATAAAAGGgagaagaataaaaaatggaggGAAATATGCACAGCGATGGATATAacta ttgAAGTTGCGAAGAACAAATGGAAAAATTTAAAGGATTGTTTGACAAAGCACCTCAAAGGTACAACGACTACTGCGGGACAAGCATCAACAAAGTATGTTCACTGGCAGTGGGCGAAGCACATGGCATTCATGAAACCACACTTAAACTTCGCGTCAACAAATACGAGCCTGGAACAACAGTCGAGCACAGATGTACAAGACTCTCAGTTGAGATCAGATGCACAAGGTAACCAGTCGAGCTCGAGCTTACAAGGAACGCATGCGAGGTCCCATAGACATAGCCAGAGAAGACGTCAGATATCTTCGGATAGTGAGAACACGCTTTCCCATACGGACagaattattcaatatttagaaaataagaaaactaaCTGCGATGCCACGGAACTGATCTTTAAAGGCTATGCaagattaattaaacaattttcgaTACAACGCCAGGCTCGGATCAAGATGAACATCGCTAAGATGATTGCGGAGGAAGAGGTCGCCCACCATGAGGAAACTATGTCACGACTCAACCAACCACCACCACATCACTCACCCTCACCGGTCGGGAACACATCACGCAGCTCATTATCACCAGATCAGAATGCATGA
- the LOC118272118 gene encoding uncharacterized protein LOC118272118 isoform X1 yields MEERLEWSASAMVRLLHEYRQRRELWCKAHPLYREPSTKYESWSDLAAQFECPIAEIRKKLNSIFASYRREKIKIRQGGKTHWFLYDYLKFLPNHVEPAPRPAADSGSQQVPASSNCATESKSGESSDNNEEDDAEAEAAGEEEEEPMEEQEQVIIKEEPSTSETYNDAAVHVQTPPSPASAPSPPSSPAPPAQPRRRGRPRPYTRTKLAQPMKRKLPTDHDSLDDKLVETLKLLKKSELSRKKDECDSFGEYIAMSLRKHDERTQSMIKQAINNILFEQEMRLYSGGQYTVLLTGPEENPLVFEAK; encoded by the exons ATGGAGGAGCGCCTGGAGTGGTCGGCCTCCGCCATGGTGCGGCTGCTGCACGAGTACAGGCAGCGCAGGGAGCTGTGGTGCAAGGCGCACCCCCTCTACAGGGAGCCCTCCACTAAGTACGAGTCCTGGTCCGACCTGGCGGCACAATTCGAATGTCCCATTGCAGAAATACGGAAAAAGTTAAACTCGATATTCGCCTCATACCGTAGAGAGAAGATTAAAATACGGCAGGGCGGCAAAACACACTGGTTCCTGTACGACTACCTGAAGTTCTTGCCGAACCACGTGGAACCAGCGCCGCGGCCGGCTGCCGACAGCGGCTCTCAGCAGGTACCG GCCTCTTCAAATTGTGCAACGGAATCGAAATCCGGCGAGTCATCGGATAATAACGAAGAAGATGATGCAGAGGCAGAAGCAGCaggagaagaagaagaagagcCGATGGAGGAACAGGAACAGGTCATAATCAAAGAGGAGCCGAGCACCTCGGAGACATACAACGACGCCGCGGTACATGTGCAGACACCGCCCTCACCGGCCTCGGCGCCCTCACCGCCCTCATcacccgcgccgcccgcgcagCCACGGAGACGAGGCCGACCCAGACCGTACACGAGGACCAAACTAGCACAGCCCATGAAACGGAAGCTACCGACAGACCACGACTCCCTGGACGACAAGCTCGTAGAGACTCTGAAGCTGTTGAAGAAATCAGAACTGTCGCGGAAGAAAGACGAGTGTGACAGCTTCGGAGAGTACATCGCGATGTCTCTGCGGAAGCACGACGAGCGCACGCAGAGCATGATCAAGCAGGCCATCAACAACATCCTGTTCGAGCAGGAGATGCGGCTGTACAGCGGGGGGCAGTACACCGTGCTGCTCACGGGCCCCGAGGAGAACCCGCTCGTCTTCGAGGCGAAGTGA